One window of Aliarcobacter lanthieri genomic DNA carries:
- a CDS encoding TonB-dependent receptor plug domain-containing protein — MKNKISTSLVASFLLATNLYSTDTLETITVTSVTKSEQKLKDVTSNVDVITSEDIEARKFKTVAEALQTIAGVQVSQSGGIGQQTSVFLRGMDSKKTLVLVDGIRYNDPSGNGANFEHLMINDIERIEVIKGAQSSIWGADASAGVINIITKSAKDGTYGSANIEYGRYDTTIAKANISHKNKNFDANLGVTRVDTNGFSAMSPKSSEAKKYEKDSYENTTANIKLGYNFNENNRLSTSYEIIDTKTDIDGNDSFYNPDPNNTDKAKTKTHLANLTYENKNDIALTKVYANYTDIKREYTSNTPKYKGTIKEYGVNTSIDYLDNSSNLVLGADYKKFENKANIDKNYDNKGIFISNTNKFFDNKTIFTQSLRYDKYSDFENKTTGKVGVKQYIIDDLNISANYGTGYNIPSTFELYDASSGNINLKPEKTKSYDVGVEYKGFSATYFNSKIENLINWEWTGPGAYDGKNKNIEGKSRFKGIELAYKNSITEDIFLNLNYTRLSAKNKDEQEFGRRPKNKVGFGVDYYGLKDFHFNINGEYIGERYDFNNKQGAKTGNYTIWNAVVDYDISKNFSTYVKLDNIFNKDYQIVDGYSTSQRAAYIGLKASF, encoded by the coding sequence ATGAAAAATAAAATATCTACAAGCTTAGTTGCAAGCTTTTTATTAGCAACAAATCTTTATTCAACAGACACTTTAGAAACAATAACTGTTACAAGTGTTACAAAATCAGAGCAAAAATTAAAAGATGTTACTTCTAATGTTGATGTTATAACATCAGAAGATATTGAGGCTAGAAAATTTAAAACAGTTGCTGAAGCTTTACAAACTATTGCAGGTGTTCAAGTATCACAAAGTGGTGGAATAGGGCAACAAACATCAGTTTTTTTAAGAGGAATGGATTCTAAAAAAACTTTAGTTTTAGTGGATGGTATAAGATACAATGACCCAAGTGGAAATGGAGCAAACTTCGAACATTTAATGATAAATGATATTGAAAGAATTGAAGTTATAAAAGGTGCTCAAAGTAGTATTTGGGGAGCAGATGCAAGTGCTGGAGTTATAAATATTATTACAAAAAGTGCAAAAGATGGAACATATGGAAGTGCTAATATTGAGTATGGAAGATATGATACAACAATAGCAAAAGCAAATATTTCGCATAAAAATAAGAATTTTGATGCAAATTTAGGTGTAACAAGAGTTGACACAAATGGTTTTTCAGCAATGTCACCCAAAAGTAGCGAAGCTAAAAAGTATGAAAAAGATAGCTATGAAAATACAACTGCCAATATAAAATTGGGTTATAATTTTAATGAAAACAATAGATTATCAACTTCTTATGAAATAATTGATACGAAAACAGATATTGATGGAAATGATTCTTTTTATAATCCAGATCCAAATAATACAGATAAAGCAAAAACAAAAACTCACTTAGCAAATCTTACTTATGAAAATAAAAATGATATTGCTCTTACAAAAGTATATGCGAACTATACAGATATTAAAAGAGAATATACAAGTAATACTCCTAAATATAAAGGTACTATAAAAGAGTATGGAGTAAATACAAGTATAGATTATTTAGATAACTCTTCAAATCTTGTTTTAGGTGCTGATTATAAAAAGTTTGAAAATAAAGCAAATATAGATAAAAATTATGACAATAAAGGAATTTTTATCTCAAATACAAATAAATTTTTTGATAATAAAACAATATTCACTCAATCTTTAAGATATGATAAATATAGCGATTTTGAAAATAAAACAACAGGAAAAGTTGGAGTTAAACAATATATTATTGATGATTTAAATATTAGTGCAAACTATGGAACTGGATATAATATTCCAAGTACTTTTGAATTGTACGATGCTTCTAGTGGAAATATAAATTTAAAACCAGAAAAAACAAAATCTTATGATGTTGGAGTTGAATATAAAGGTTTTTCTGCAACTTATTTTAATTCAAAAATAGAGAATTTAATAAATTGGGAATGGACAGGACCAGGAGCATATGATGGGAAAAATAAGAATATAGAAGGAAAGAGTAGATTTAAAGGTATTGAACTTGCATATAAAAACTCTATTACAGAAGATATTTTCCTTAATTTAAACTATACAAGACTTAGTGCAAAAAATAAAGATGAACAAGAGTTTGGAAGAAGACCAAAAAATAAAGTTGGTTTTGGAGTTGATTATTATGGTTTAAAAGATTTTCATTTTAATATAAATGGTGAATATATTGGAGAAAGATATGACTTTAATAATAAACAAGGTGCAAAGACTGGAAACTACACAATTTGGAATGCAGTCGTTGATTATGATATTAGCAAAAATTTCTCGACTTATGTAAAACTTGATAATATTTTTAACAAAGATTACCAAATTGTTGATGGTTATTCAACAAGCCAAAGAGCAGCTTATATTGGATTAAAGGCTAGTTTCTAA
- a CDS encoding ABC transporter substrate-binding protein, with amino-acid sequence MKKLLLSFLFCTYLLSYERIITLSPSVNEIVYALDLGYKVVANTEFCDYPQESKKVQKVGGYGNVSLEKVVLLNPDIIITHDFDEKLNKNLEKLGFELKVYSTKTMKDIQYTITDLGEVFEQKKKANELNNKINEALNSLKNIVTNQKILIVISPQNTLSNQIYVAGNYVYFEDIIKQSQNENAYFSNSKAQPVLNTEKIIKLNPDIIVLLSPFLEDKKNEEEKIIKLWETLPINASKNKNIYSISKEYAGIPSNRVEYFIEDFKKILEDVRDKKLQ; translated from the coding sequence ATGAAAAAGCTACTTTTATCTTTTTTATTTTGTACTTATTTATTATCTTATGAAAGAATTATTACATTAAGTCCATCAGTAAATGAGATAGTTTATGCCCTAGATTTAGGGTATAAAGTAGTTGCAAATACAGAGTTTTGTGATTATCCACAAGAGTCAAAAAAAGTACAAAAAGTTGGTGGATATGGTAATGTTTCACTAGAAAAAGTAGTTTTATTAAATCCTGATATTATAATAACTCACGATTTTGATGAAAAATTAAACAAAAACCTAGAAAAATTAGGCTTTGAACTTAAAGTTTATAGTACAAAAACTATGAAAGATATACAATATACTATCACAGATTTAGGAGAAGTTTTTGAACAGAAAAAAAAAGCAAATGAATTAAACAACAAAATAAATGAAGCTTTGAACTCTTTAAAAAATATAGTAACAAATCAAAAAATATTAATCGTAATAAGCCCACAAAATACACTATCAAATCAGATTTATGTAGCTGGAAACTATGTATATTTTGAAGATATCATAAAGCAAAGCCAAAATGAAAATGCATATTTTTCAAACTCAAAAGCTCAACCAGTTTTAAACACAGAGAAGATAATCAAATTAAATCCAGATATAATAGTTTTATTATCACCATTTTTAGAAGATAAAAAAAATGAAGAAGAAAAGATAATCAAACTTTGGGAAACTTTACCAATAAATGCAAGTAAAAATAAAAATATCTATTCAATTTCAAAGGAATATGCTGGTATCCCAAGTAATAGAGTAGAGTATTTTATAGAAGATTTTAAAAAGATATTAGAAGATGTTAGAGATAAGAAATTACAATAA
- a CDS encoding ABC transporter ATP-binding protein: MLEIRNYNNFILKDISFFLNNDENLLILGENGAGKSTLAKVLSNLIANDNVKIFEENLSKISNQKRVEYINYIPPKFEIFDEFMTVLEFLQISFIDNIDENKLKEVLNLLKLDKFIKKSCKNLSSGEKQLLLIASAILHNAKITIFDELTANLDINRIKDIFNILNSNLLNQKIIITHNLDFAFALKYKVLFLKDGKIEFYGTNKEFFEDTNLEKIYNKTIKKVQNHIVVDL; the protein is encoded by the coding sequence ATGTTAGAGATAAGAAATTACAATAACTTTATATTAAAAGATATATCATTTTTTCTAAATAATGATGAAAATCTATTAATTTTAGGAGAAAATGGAGCTGGAAAATCAACTTTAGCAAAAGTTTTATCAAATTTAATAGCAAATGATAATGTAAAAATATTTGAAGAAAATTTATCAAAAATTTCAAATCAAAAAAGAGTAGAGTATATAAACTATATTCCACCAAAATTTGAGATTTTTGATGAATTTATGACTGTTTTAGAGTTTTTACAAATATCTTTTATAGATAATATTGATGAAAATAAGTTAAAAGAAGTTTTAAACCTATTAAAACTAGATAAATTTATAAAAAAATCTTGTAAAAATTTAAGTTCTGGAGAAAAACAACTTTTATTAATAGCTAGTGCTATTTTACACAATGCAAAAATTACAATTTTTGATGAATTAACAGCAAATTTAGATATAAATAGAATAAAAGATATTTTTAATATACTTAACTCAAATTTATTAAATCAAAAGATTATTATAACTCATAATCTTGATTTTGCTTTTGCACTTAAATACAAAGTTTTATTTTTAAAAGATGGTAAAATAGAGTTTTATGGTACAAATAAAGAATTTTTTGAAGATACAAATCTAGAAAAAATTTATAATAAAACTATAAAAAAAGTTCAAAATCATATAGTAGTAGATTTATGA
- a CDS encoding FecCD family ABC transporter permease, translating to MKITLYIFSFIIILLSPFLGDISLDFQNIVDFTSKENIVFWDLRVPRIILAFFVGGILALSGLIFQSIYKNELITPYTLGIASGTTLFTAITIVFLPFIPIFIGSIFGSIFTIVILFSISKVLNNRIISNSTNSILLIGIALSYFYGSALMMTFYMSNLQENYSIVRFTLGSLDIVGFKDSFIVMFVGLIFIFFIKYFKKSIKLILISNETAFLKGLNVDKTNLILLTFVSLCIGITISFTGPIGFIGLVIPHIVKLIYKKSAEKLFFPTFFFGGVFLLFCDLISRLISTSSVIPIGVVTAFIGAPFFVYLLIKKNKLL from the coding sequence ATGAAAATTACATTATATATTTTTTCATTTATAATCATTTTATTATCTCCATTTTTAGGAGATATCTCTTTAGATTTTCAAAATATAGTTGATTTTACTTCTAAAGAAAATATTGTTTTTTGGGATTTAAGAGTTCCAAGAATAATTTTAGCTTTTTTTGTTGGTGGAATTTTAGCTTTAAGTGGACTTATATTTCAATCAATATATAAAAATGAACTTATTACTCCATATACTTTAGGTATAGCAAGTGGAACTACGCTTTTTACAGCAATTACAATAGTTTTTTTACCTTTTATTCCTATTTTTATAGGCTCTATTTTTGGCTCTATTTTTACTATAGTGATTCTATTTTCTATATCAAAAGTTTTAAATAATAGAATAATTTCTAACTCTACAAATTCTATTTTACTTATAGGAATTGCATTATCATATTTTTATGGTTCAGCTTTAATGATGACTTTTTATATGAGTAATTTACAAGAAAATTACTCAATAGTAAGATTTACTTTAGGAAGCTTAGATATTGTAGGTTTTAAAGATAGTTTTATCGTAATGTTTGTTGGTTTAATTTTTATATTTTTTATAAAATATTTTAAAAAAAGTATAAAATTAATACTTATTTCAAATGAAACAGCATTTTTAAAAGGTTTAAATGTAGATAAAACTAATTTAATATTACTTACTTTTGTATCTTTATGTATTGGAATAACTATTAGCTTTACTGGACCAATTGGTTTTATTGGACTTGTAATTCCACATATTGTAAAGTTAATTTATAAAAAAAGTGCAGAGAAATTGTTTTTTCCTACTTTTTTCTTTGGTGGTGTTTTTTTATTATTTTGTGATTTAATTTCAAGATTAATATCAACATCTTCTGTTATTCCAATAGGAGTAGTTACCGCTTTTATCGGCGCTCCATTCTTTGTTTATTTACTAATTAAAAAAAATAAATTACTATAA
- a CDS encoding cation:proton antiporter → MKKMYTYLMIVTLFSFGIVIMLYLGYVNSNVSIGTLQLTSENGVFNDLKTLILNQFHHPLALLLTQIIVIMIATRIFGFIATKVLLPIVVGEIIAGIILGPSFLSSMLPAFSETLFPKSSLGNLSMISQLGLIFFMFVIGMELDWDSLKSKTKESVVISHSSILFPFFLGVGLALFLYSSFAPENVSFIPFALFMGIAMSITAFPVLAKIVKERNISNTSYGAMSLTCAAADDATGWYILAIIIAISSSTSLGASALSLGLIVAYMLIMIYLIKPFLAWFAARYKDDTTLNMSMVAIILIVLLLSSLATEIIGIHALFGAFIAGVIMPSNKDSKLREMLIPKIEYVSVLVLLPLFFALTGLRTQIGLMETSYHWYICGIIIIVAIAGKLLGAALSSKFMGFSWSDSFRIGALMNTRGLMELIVLNIGFELGILSAELFAMFVIMALVTTAMTGPLLHLIDKIKK, encoded by the coding sequence ATGAAAAAAATGTACACCTACTTGATGATAGTAACTTTATTCTCCTTCGGGATAGTAATAATGTTATATTTAGGATATGTCAATAGTAATGTTTCTATTGGTACTCTTCAACTTACAAGTGAAAATGGAGTTTTTAATGATTTAAAAACACTAATTCTCAATCAATTTCATCACCCTTTAGCTCTTCTTCTAACTCAAATTATTGTTATTATGATAGCAACTAGAATTTTTGGTTTTATTGCAACAAAAGTTTTATTACCAATTGTTGTAGGAGAGATTATTGCAGGGATTATTTTAGGACCATCTTTTTTAAGTTCTATGCTTCCAGCTTTTTCAGAAACTTTATTTCCTAAATCTTCTTTAGGTAATTTAAGTATGATTAGCCAGCTTGGATTAATCTTTTTTATGTTTGTTATTGGAATGGAACTAGATTGGGATAGTTTAAAAAGTAAAACAAAAGAGTCTGTTGTTATAAGTCACTCTAGTATCTTATTTCCATTTTTTCTAGGTGTTGGTTTAGCACTATTTTTATATAGTTCTTTTGCACCTGAGAATGTATCCTTTATTCCTTTTGCCTTGTTTATGGGAATTGCTATGAGTATTACAGCATTTCCTGTACTAGCTAAAATAGTAAAAGAAAGAAATATCTCAAATACTTCTTATGGAGCTATGTCATTAACTTGTGCAGCAGCAGATGATGCAACAGGTTGGTATATCTTAGCAATAATTATCGCTATATCTTCATCTACATCATTAGGTGCATCTGCTTTATCTTTAGGATTAATAGTTGCTTATATGCTTATTATGATATATTTGATTAAACCATTTTTAGCTTGGTTTGCTGCTAGATATAAAGATGATACTACACTTAATATGAGTATGGTAGCAATTATTTTGATAGTTTTATTATTATCTTCACTTGCTACTGAAATCATAGGAATTCACGCATTGTTTGGGGCATTTATAGCTGGAGTTATAATGCCATCAAATAAAGATTCAAAATTAAGAGAAATGTTAATTCCAAAAATTGAATATGTAAGTGTACTTGTACTTTTACCATTATTCTTTGCATTAACGGGTCTAAGAACACAAATTGGATTGATGGAAACATCATATCATTGGTATATTTGTGGGATTATTATCATAGTTGCAATTGCAGGAAAACTTTTAGGTGCTGCTTTATCCTCTAAATTTATGGGATTCTCTTGGTCTGATTCATTTAGAATTGGTGCTTTGATGAATACAAGAGGATTGATGGAGCTTATTGTTTTAAATATTGGATTTGAATTAGGAATTTTGAGTGCTGAATTATTTGCTATGTTTGTAATCATGGCATTAGTTACTACAGCAATGACAGGACCATTACTTCATCTAATAGATAAAATAAAAAAATAG
- a CDS encoding SixA phosphatase family protein: MKKLVLIRHAKSDWSNILLDDFDRPLNKRGKKNAPFMANLLNKKNLSPDLIISSPSIRTKLTLKYFINEFNYTKDIVFEKNIYEAPFENLLNVIKSVNNKYNTIFLIGHNPGLNDLSNFLLNEFKENIPTCGIVEIEFDIDFWKDISKRNSKLISFEFPKKYI; encoded by the coding sequence ATGAAAAAATTAGTTTTAATTAGACATGCAAAATCAGATTGGTCTAATATTTTATTAGATGATTTTGATAGACCTTTAAATAAAAGAGGTAAAAAAAATGCTCCTTTTATGGCAAACCTATTGAATAAAAAGAATTTGTCTCCTGATTTAATAATATCTTCACCATCTATAAGAACAAAATTAACTTTAAAATATTTTATAAATGAATTTAACTATACAAAAGACATAGTTTTTGAAAAAAATATATATGAAGCTCCTTTTGAAAATCTTTTAAATGTTATAAAAAGTGTAAATAATAAATATAATACTATTTTTTTAATAGGACATAATCCAGGACTTAATGATTTAAGTAATTTTTTACTGAATGAGTTTAAAGAAAATATTCCAACTTGTGGGATTGTAGAAATAGAATTTGATATAGATTTTTGGAAAGATATTTCAAAAAGGAACTCAAAGTTAATCTCTTTTGAGTTCCCTAAAAAATATATCTAG
- a CDS encoding transglutaminase-like cysteine peptidase, which yields MKIFMSIFFLLFFTLNADFVSSSLIDKVEAKYGKFAKNRFVALNNLLEKNKSSDLNTKLEKVNDFFNGVKYASDQSIYGVSDYWANPYEMLARDKADCEDYVIAKYFALEYLGIPTSKMFLTYVRVKASNEAHMVLTYFETPNSEPLILDNLKKSIQPASKRTDLVPVFNFNPNILKGEKTAAHKKWDTLIKNYKGQKI from the coding sequence ATGAAAATTTTTATGAGTATCTTTTTTCTACTATTTTTTACTCTAAATGCAGATTTTGTTAGTTCATCTTTAATAGATAAAGTTGAAGCTAAATATGGGAAATTTGCAAAAAATAGGTTTGTAGCCTTAAATAACCTATTGGAGAAAAATAAATCTTCAGATCTAAATACAAAGCTTGAAAAAGTAAATGATTTTTTCAATGGTGTTAAGTATGCAAGTGATCAAAGTATTTATGGGGTTAGTGATTATTGGGCAAATCCTTATGAGATGCTAGCTAGAGATAAAGCAGATTGTGAAGATTATGTTATTGCTAAATATTTTGCATTAGAGTATTTAGGAATACCAACTTCAAAAATGTTTTTAACTTACGTTAGGGTAAAAGCATCAAATGAAGCTCATATGGTACTAACATATTTTGAAACACCAAATTCAGAACCATTAATTCTAGATAATTTGAAAAAATCTATTCAACCTGCATCAAAAAGAACTGATTTAGTTCCTGTTTTCAACTTTAATCCAAATATACTAAAAGGTGAAAAAACTGCTGCTCATAAAAAATGGGATACTTTAATTAAAAATTATAAAGGACAGAAAATATGA
- a CDS encoding bifunctional diguanylate cyclase/phosphodiesterase — protein sequence MSLFKQVSIVLSFIFLVLFVLIVGLSFNIIKDSASKSLYDNVQNSVTSTSLSITNAGVDEGSIKTVMNASFDNGNYAKIVFKNTNEEIIYERVKETKSSEYKNIPEWFIDFVDIGDISALASVSEGWNVLGVLEIYGDKEVFYEQTYSMFIKLVQSLITSFIVLMIILFFLFTFILKPLKIINEQAKAVMNNEFIISNKIPFTEEFKSLTFGINSMVKKFESMFKNTNEVLKTNKELLYFDEHSKMNNRKYFILKANEYLDKDSTNNKGFLVLININIQDINKTYGFAKTDKLLQDLGKTLKEHFADDINVIARLSGPDFVILIPNSSEDIVKENLDNLIENLKTIEELKNNIYFGMLKYENEEGMRELFTKIDYTFSQSKIHTDKNYFYAKNIEKFKTKEEWINILNLSLREEHFRLIHRDIVDINSKSELLKTISFELDFKGETIRYGEFIAPVLEQNRLDEVYLHIIEKVFKNSDELGLVSIQLPTMFIEKLSSYARLKEMLSKYKNLAKNVIFEIEEEAFNKNLNSTLMYVELFKDFNFKFAIFNFIANSDDYNYLKELKPLYIKASKFFLLESRQSLNMLKILTQSLDIKLVATSVDEISEIKTLEEIGIDAISGSVMAKL from the coding sequence ATGAGTTTATTTAAACAAGTTTCAATAGTTTTAAGCTTTATCTTTTTAGTACTATTTGTATTAATTGTTGGCTTATCTTTTAATATAATAAAAGATTCAGCTTCAAAATCTTTATATGATAATGTACAAAATAGTGTTACAAGTACAAGTTTATCTATTACAAATGCTGGGGTAGATGAAGGATCAATAAAGACTGTCATGAATGCTAGTTTTGACAATGGTAATTATGCAAAAATTGTATTTAAAAATACAAATGAAGAAATTATCTATGAAAGAGTAAAAGAAACAAAATCTAGTGAATATAAAAATATTCCTGAATGGTTTATCGATTTTGTTGATATCGGTGATATTTCAGCACTTGCAAGTGTATCTGAAGGATGGAATGTTTTAGGTGTCTTAGAAATTTATGGAGATAAAGAAGTTTTTTATGAACAAACATATTCAATGTTTATAAAACTTGTACAATCCTTAATAACTAGCTTTATAGTATTAATGATAATTTTATTTTTCTTATTTACTTTTATCTTAAAACCTTTAAAAATCATAAATGAACAAGCAAAAGCAGTTATGAATAATGAATTTATAATATCAAATAAAATCCCATTTACTGAGGAGTTTAAATCTCTTACTTTTGGTATAAATAGTATGGTTAAAAAATTTGAAAGTATGTTTAAAAATACGAATGAAGTACTAAAAACAAATAAAGAGCTTCTATACTTTGATGAACACTCAAAAATGAATAATAGAAAATACTTTATATTAAAAGCGAATGAATATTTAGATAAAGATAGTACAAATAATAAAGGCTTTTTAGTATTAATAAATATAAATATTCAAGATATAAATAAAACATATGGTTTTGCAAAAACAGATAAACTTTTACAAGATTTAGGTAAAACTTTAAAAGAACATTTTGCTGATGATATAAATGTTATAGCAAGATTAAGTGGTCCTGATTTTGTAATACTTATTCCAAATTCAAGTGAAGATATTGTAAAAGAAAATTTAGACAATTTAATAGAAAATTTAAAAACTATTGAAGAATTAAAAAATAATATATATTTTGGAATGTTGAAATATGAAAATGAAGAAGGTATGAGAGAACTATTTACAAAAATAGATTATACATTCTCTCAATCAAAAATTCATACTGATAAAAACTATTTTTATGCTAAAAATATAGAAAAGTTTAAAACAAAAGAAGAGTGGATTAATATTTTAAATCTATCTTTAAGAGAAGAACATTTTAGACTAATTCATAGGGATATAGTTGATATTAATTCAAAATCTGAATTATTAAAAACTATTAGTTTTGAACTTGATTTTAAAGGTGAAACTATTAGATATGGAGAGTTTATAGCACCTGTTTTAGAACAAAATAGATTAGATGAAGTATATTTACACATTATAGAAAAAGTATTCAAAAATAGTGATGAACTTGGGCTTGTATCTATTCAATTACCTACAATGTTTATTGAAAAACTAAGTAGTTATGCAAGATTAAAAGAGATGTTATCTAAATATAAAAATCTTGCAAAAAATGTTATTTTTGAAATTGAAGAAGAAGCATTTAATAAAAACTTAAATAGTACATTGATGTATGTTGAGCTATTTAAAGATTTTAATTTTAAATTTGCAATATTCAACTTTATTGCAAATAGTGATGACTATAACTATTTAAAAGAGTTAAAACCACTTTATATAAAAGCTTCAAAATTCTTCTTACTTGAATCAAGACAAAGTTTAAATATGTTAAAAATTTTAACTCAATCTTTAGATATAAAACTTGTAGCTACTTCAGTAGATGAAATATCTGAAATAAAAACTTTAGAAGAGATAGGAATAGACGCTATTTCTGGTTCTGTCATGGCAAAACTTTAA
- the aroB gene encoding 3-dehydroquinate synthase, protein MTVKINLSEENSYEIYIETLKELNFDRKVVIVTNPTISSYHLDYLKSKLSAKEITICTIPDGEKYKNMQTLEQILASCFEARLDRKSLLIAFGGGVIGDMTGFAASIYQRGIDFIQIPTTLLSQVDASVGGKTGINNKYGKNLIGTFHQPKAVYIDSSMLKTLPKREFGAGVAEIIKMAVTFNKDFFIWLENNDLNEGNNIDIAIQKSVETKAWVVSQDEKEQGLRAALNYGHTFGHVIENETNYNTYLHGEAVGIGMCMANALAVKLNLMSFEDTKRVENLLKKYDIPTTYKIKDVEDFYEHFFLDKKSSNNKIKFIVPIGIGDCRITDEIEKNDVIEVLKGF, encoded by the coding sequence ATGACTGTAAAAATAAACCTCTCAGAAGAAAATTCATACGAAATTTATATTGAAACACTAAAAGAACTAAATTTTGATAGAAAAGTTGTCATTGTTACAAACCCAACTATTAGTTCTTATCATCTTGACTATTTAAAATCAAAACTTAGTGCAAAAGAGATTACTATTTGTACAATTCCTGATGGTGAAAAGTATAAAAATATGCAGACATTAGAGCAAATTTTAGCTTCATGTTTTGAAGCAAGACTTGATAGAAAATCTTTGCTTATTGCATTTGGTGGCGGAGTTATTGGAGATATGACAGGATTTGCTGCTTCTATATATCAAAGAGGTATAGATTTTATTCAAATTCCTACAACACTTCTTTCTCAAGTTGATGCAAGTGTTGGTGGAAAAACTGGAATAAATAATAAATATGGAAAAAATTTAATAGGAACTTTTCATCAGCCAAAAGCTGTTTATATAGATTCTTCTATGCTTAAAACATTACCAAAAAGAGAGTTTGGAGCTGGAGTTGCAGAAATAATTAAGATGGCAGTTACATTTAATAAAGATTTTTTTATTTGGCTTGAAAATAATGATTTAAATGAAGGAAATAATATAGATATTGCTATTCAAAAATCTGTTGAAACAAAAGCTTGGGTAGTTTCTCAAGATGAAAAAGAACAAGGTTTAAGAGCAGCATTGAACTATGGACATACTTTTGGGCATGTAATAGAAAATGAAACAAATTATAATACATATTTACATGGTGAGGCAGTTGGAATTGGTATGTGTATGGCAAATGCTTTAGCTGTTAAGTTAAATCTTATGAGTTTTGAAGATACAAAAAGAGTAGAAAATTTATTAAAAAAATATGATATACCAACAACTTATAAAATAAAAGATGTTGAAGATTTTTATGAACATTTTTTCTTAGATAAAAAATCTTCAAATAATAAAATTAAATTTATTGTTCCTATTGGTATTGGTGATTGTAGAATTACTGATGAAATTGAAAAAAATGATGTTATTGAAGTTTTAAAAGGATTTTAA